In Odocoileus virginianus isolate 20LAN1187 ecotype Illinois chromosome 15, Ovbor_1.2, whole genome shotgun sequence, a genomic segment contains:
- the POLR2K gene encoding DNA-directed RNA polymerases I, II, and III subunit RPABC4 produces the protein MDTQKDVQPPKQQPMIYICGECHTENEIKSRDPIRCRECGYRIMYKKRTKRLVVFDAR, from the exons ATGGACACCCAGAAGGACGTTCAACCCCCAAAGCAGCAGCCAATGATATATATCTGTGGAG aatgtcacacagaaaatgaaataaaatcaagggATCCAATCCGATGCAGAGAATGTGGATACAGAATAATGTACAAGAAAAGGACTAAAAGAT TGGTGGTTTTTGATGCTCGGTGA